From the Solanum pennellii chromosome 4, SPENNV200 genome, one window contains:
- the LOC107017455 gene encoding auxin-responsive protein SAUR68-like, with translation MSMLSAKKLIKMSRKWRKFAAIQRKRISSPRNGSDADSCSTSSSSIVEKGHFVVYTDDQVRFVIPLVYLENEIIRQLFSMSEEEFGLPSGGPITLPCDSSFMHYIILLIKKGITAGDLHKVLLLSIPSSCCSTSSLHQESGNQRLLVC, from the coding sequence ATGTCAATGCTCAGCgctaagaaactcatcaagaTGTCCAGGAAATGGCGGAAGTTTGCAGCCATACAGAGGAAAAGGATTTCATCTCCAAGAAATGGTAGTGATGCAGACAGTTGCAGTACATCTTCATCCTCTATAgttgaaaaaggacattttgtaGTATATACAGATGATCAAGTTCGCTTTGTAATTCCATTGgtttaccttgaaaatgagaTCATTAGACAACTTTTCAGCATGTCCGAAGAAGAATTTGGGCTACCGAGTGGTGGTCCTATTACATTACCCTGTGATTCATCCTTCATGCACTATATCATCTTGCTTATCAAGAAAGGCATAACTGCTGGAGATCTTCACAAAGTGTTGCTTCTATCAATTCCTTCTTCTTGCTGTTCGACTTCTTCTTTGCACCAAGAAAGTGGAAACCAACGGCTTCTTGTTTGTTGA